CATATACTCCTCCCACCATATAACCCCTCCCCTATCATATAACTCCTCCCTCCCCATTCACCATTCATGTCTCTATGTTTATAAAAATAGAAATCTAAATACCAAGGTTGATGTGACGTGGAGAACTGGAGACTTTTTCTGAGTTGTTTCGTCAGAaacctctttttcctctttctcttcttcctttttctcctctccctccatctcagTGGGGATTTTGCAGTGTGGTTTGTGGGACACAAGCAGAAGCTCCAGCTGCTCTTTCTCCTTCATCAGACCGCTGATCTCAGCCTCCAGAGCAGCTTTCTCCTCCTCCAGACTGTCTGTCTcctgcacatcacacacacacacacacacacacacacacacaccgagtcaAAACCTCTGAGAAACCAAACGTAGCCACTGAAGCTCTACTTGACTCGCTCGACTGTCTGATAGAACCTTCACACACtaacttaacacacacactgactgaacacacacactgactgaacacacactgactgaacacacactgactgaacacacactgacagaacCAGCACAGACAcactaacataacacacacactgacactgataCACAGGGTTTAAGGTCTCACATTATTTAATGCATGCAGACAGatgtacacacagacagacagacagacagagagactcaCGGCCTGCAGGCTGTCGGTCAGTTGGCGTCGGCGGTTTCTGCACTTTGCGGCTGCGAGTTTGTTTCTCTCCCTCCGGagtctcctcctctcctcctcctctggaGACAGCTGTGTGTCAAAAACAGACAAGAATTCTTTGAAATCTTACAATGTGAGTCTTTAGTACCTTAAAGGGTTCTTTGTACTATTCCTCTTAAAGGTTCTGTGCAGAATGTTACAACAGAGGGCTTCCCTTTCTGTCtgtacatctgtctgtctgtatgtgtgtgtgtgtgtgtgtgtgtgtgtgtgtgtgtgtgtgtgtttgcaattctgtctgtctctacagCTGTCTGTCATTTGTCTGCTTGTACCTCTGcacacctgtctctctgtatataaatatgagTATATAATTATCTAAAACATTATTAGCTTCCTGTCTATCTGCAACATCCCAGCTAACAGTTTTAGGTTAGCAGAACGTTTTCTCTGGATGATGTCAGACTGTTTTTATGTAGCATTTACTGATGATCTTAGTTATCGGAACACTAACATTTCAAAAGCGATATTGTGAAGCAAACCCTTAACCTGCACAGCAGAGGTTTTTAGAACATTGCAGGAACGTTATTTTAGGAACCGTATGAGAATCTATTGAATAGCCTACCTACTGAATGTTCTAACAACGTTCTCTGCTCTGTGGgatgagtagagagagagacagagagagagagagataggaacATGGAGGGTGCGAGGGTTCACAAGGAAGCGGCGTATGAGTATTATGGGATGTTGTGTGGTTTGTATGTGAGAAAGGATCTCCACACCTGAATAAACCTGGTCTTTACCTGCTCTTTCTGTGCTTTCCTCCGGCCCACCGAGAACCCGTGACCCGTCTCGGGTTCTCGCTTCAGCTGATGGGTGTGTGTCTTCTTCTGAGGTGTATGTCCTTTcttctgaggtgtgtgtgtcttcttcTGCTTGTCTCCGCTGCAGGGACCGACTGATGAAATGTCAGTGGACAAGACCATCCACTTCAGATCAGGCGCCGTGGCGATGGCAGTGACCGTGGGGACGAAGGGACCGTCGTCAgagctctgacacacacacacacacacacacacacacacacacaccacaattaGCATGTTCATCCTGCTATACCAAGCTTcaattaataatgatttattaatgaGTATTACATCGTtacaaattaataattaatcatcaATACCTGTCCATCAACCTGCTAATTAACGTTTCCTTTTTATAATCgatattttaatgaaaaaaaaccccacgtgTATCAAGTTAATATAAGATAAATCATGACTTTAA
This genomic interval from Ictalurus furcatus strain D&B chromosome 2, Billie_1.0, whole genome shotgun sequence contains the following:
- the si:ch211-153j24.3 gene encoding protein c-Fos, with the protein product MPKTGSSSRGQLSAKEAHAQSSDDGPFVPTVTAIATAPDLKWMVLSTDISSVGPCSGDKQKKTHTPQKKGHTPQKKTHTHQLKREPETGHGFSVGRRKAQKEQLSPEEEERRRLRRERNKLAAAKCRNRRRQLTDSLQAETDSLEEEKAALEAEISGLMKEKEQLELLLVSHKPHCKIPTEMEGEEKKEEEKEEKEVSDETTQKKSPVLHVTSTLTSSVTLEKMAASPVPVHQEPVISGDSDVLLCSSAELEPYIDIKDVAMEELGSKIEYDDDDMDLLVPDIDLSASLGLSEWETLYMSMGGSLEPLTFDFNQAEECEGGKMKPAAENSTLLTL